A region from the Vicia villosa cultivar HV-30 ecotype Madison, WI linkage group LG3, Vvil1.0, whole genome shotgun sequence genome encodes:
- the LOC131656138 gene encoding RING-H2 finger protein ATL66-like, which yields MSSTNSHSLNWHYAELDERDLEIRGRTLFFIIVLFSIFLLVIVLFFYTRWICRYHSHITTTTLSASIHAPPPPPPQGLDPASIKKLPIILHQTPEDPENGAWEDTECCICLGEFKDGEKLKILPGCEHYFHCDCVDKWLTHQSSCPLCRGSLKVESSFPKILIQEPPIRIDIQF from the coding sequence ATGTCTAGCACAAACTCTCATTCATTGAATTGGCACTACGCAGAGCTAGACGAGAGAGACCTCGAAATCAGAGGCAGAACACTCTTCTTCATAATCGTTCTCTTCTCCATCTTCCTTCTCGTCATCGTTCTCTTCTTCTACACTCGCTGGATCTGTCGCTACCACTCTCACATCACCACCACCACACTCTCCGCCTCCATCCACGCGCCGCCACCTCCTCCACCTCAGGGACTCGACCCTGCTTCCATCAAGAAACTTCCTATTATTCTTCACCAGACACCGGAAGACCCGGAAAACGGCGCGTGGGAAGACACCGAGTGCTGTATCTGTCTCGGAGAGTTTAAAGACGGTGAGAAACTGAAGATTCTACCAGGTTGTGAACATTACTTTCATTGTGACTGTGTTGATAAGTGGTTAACTCATCAATCTAGTTGTCCATTGTGCAGAGGTTCTCTCAAAGTTGAATCCTCTTTTCCAAAGATTTTGATCCAGGAACCACCAATTAGAATTGATATCCAATTCTAA